A window of Selenomonas ruminantium subsp. lactilytica TAM6421 contains these coding sequences:
- a CDS encoding 3D domain-containing protein yields MFLLVLFTLVCMCFMAAPAAASILVKEGSSGEAVRHVQELLIEQGFLEGEADGDCGPLTVAAIEKFQEFRGLTVDGVCGDGTYYYLSGGETYESAEEPAAEAETEERDGGVVSGGRAIYVSATGYSAYDPGNGSRTASGTLVRRGVIAVDPAVIPLGTKVFIPGYGQAVAEDVGGDIKGHRIDVAFDTHEEALQFGRRDLEIIIIE; encoded by the coding sequence ATGTTCTTGTTAGTGTTATTTACTTTGGTATGTATGTGTTTTATGGCTGCCCCGGCGGCAGCATCCATATTGGTGAAGGAAGGTTCCAGCGGTGAGGCGGTACGCCATGTCCAGGAACTTCTGATCGAACAGGGCTTTCTCGAAGGCGAAGCCGACGGGGACTGCGGCCCCCTGACCGTGGCCGCCATCGAGAAATTTCAGGAATTCCGGGGCCTGACCGTGGATGGTGTCTGCGGTGACGGTACCTATTACTACCTTTCCGGCGGCGAGACTTATGAGAGCGCTGAAGAACCGGCAGCAGAGGCTGAGACGGAGGAGCGTGATGGAGGCGTTGTCTCTGGTGGCCGGGCTATATATGTATCAGCTACCGGCTATAGTGCCTACGATCCCGGCAATGGCAGCCGCACCGCCAGCGGCACATTGGTGCGCAGGGGCGTCATTGCCGTAGATCCCGCTGTGATCCCGCTGGGGACAAAGGTGTTCATTCCGGGCTATGGCCAGGCCGTGGCGGAAGATGTCGGCGGTGATATCAAAGGACATCGCATCGATGTGGCCTTTGACACCCATGAGGAAGCCCTGCAGTTCGGGCGGCGCGATTTAGAGATCATCATAATTGAATAG
- a CDS encoding TAXI family TRAP transporter solute-binding subunit produces MRFASLKKALVAGLAVVALAAVFTGCGGDNAAEKKFLNIGTGGTAGTYYPIGGAMAEILNKDIPGMNASAQSTGASVANINMLKDGSVDLAIVQNDITYYAVNGTEMFKDKKVDGLKGIATLYPETCQAVTLDSSGIKSIADLKGKKVAVGAMGSGVEANARQIMEAYGITYNDIQVQYLSFAEAASALKDGNIDAAFLTAGYPTSAVQDIASQHKVRLLPVDADKADALIAKYPFYTKTKIPAGTYAGFDEDVPAVSVMAMLVANDKVDDKLGYEITKALFKNLDRLHAAHSAAKAILKEKALEGMSLPVNAGAEKFFKE; encoded by the coding sequence ATGAGATTTGCAAGCTTGAAGAAAGCCCTGGTGGCAGGGCTGGCAGTTGTGGCGCTGGCGGCGGTGTTTACCGGCTGCGGTGGGGACAATGCCGCCGAGAAGAAGTTTCTGAACATCGGTACCGGTGGTACGGCAGGTACATATTACCCCATCGGCGGTGCCATGGCGGAAATCCTCAATAAGGATATCCCGGGCATGAATGCCAGTGCTCAGAGCACCGGGGCATCGGTGGCCAATATTAATATGCTGAAGGATGGTTCTGTGGACTTGGCTATCGTTCAGAATGATATCACCTATTATGCCGTGAACGGCACGGAAATGTTCAAGGATAAGAAAGTGGATGGCCTCAAGGGTATTGCCACCCTCTATCCGGAAACCTGTCAGGCCGTAACCTTGGACAGCAGCGGCATCAAATCCATTGCTGACCTCAAGGGCAAGAAGGTCGCTGTAGGGGCCATGGGTTCCGGCGTGGAAGCCAATGCCCGTCAGATCATGGAAGCTTATGGCATTACCTATAATGACATCCAGGTACAGTACCTGTCCTTTGCGGAAGCAGCCAGCGCCCTTAAAGATGGCAACATCGACGCGGCTTTCCTGACGGCCGGTTATCCGACCTCTGCCGTACAGGATATCGCTTCCCAGCACAAAGTCCGCCTGCTGCCGGTAGATGCCGACAAGGCTGATGCGCTGATCGCGAAATATCCGTTCTACACCAAGACCAAGATTCCGGCTGGCACCTATGCAGGCTTCGATGAAGATGTGCCGGCAGTATCCGTGATGGCTATGCTGGTAGCCAATGACAAGGTGGATGACAAGCTGGGTTATGAGATCACCAAGGCGCTGTTCAAGAACCTGGATCGTCTCCATGCCGCTCATTCTGCTGCCAAGGCTATCCTGAAGGAGAAAGCGCTCGAAGGTATGTCCTTGCCTGTCAATGCAGGGGCTGAGAAGTTCTTCAAAGAGTAA
- a CDS encoding DUF1850 domain-containing protein, giving the protein MQKEFLLCGLGLILALWQILTLPCVVMWAGGQRLYLGEAAAGFPLSLRFIHSVQKTPVEEFLAVDEERQHFVLKATKYQSFGVGLPFDETEGEFVQEGDHFWLRGQNRSYPRLDFRVGVGTELSMKLGGRSFPLYKEYEPGTLVSVELMPLWKGLVMNE; this is encoded by the coding sequence TTGCAAAAAGAGTTTTTGCTATGTGGATTAGGACTGATTCTGGCCTTGTGGCAGATACTTACCCTGCCATGTGTCGTCATGTGGGCTGGAGGCCAGCGCCTTTACTTAGGCGAGGCGGCAGCAGGTTTTCCCCTGTCCCTGCGCTTCATCCATTCGGTGCAGAAGACGCCGGTGGAGGAATTTCTGGCCGTGGACGAGGAGCGGCAGCATTTCGTGCTCAAGGCCACGAAATACCAGTCCTTCGGCGTAGGTTTGCCCTTTGATGAGACGGAGGGCGAGTTCGTGCAGGAGGGGGATCATTTCTGGCTGCGGGGGCAGAACCGCAGCTATCCCCGGCTGGATTTCCGCGTCGGTGTAGGCACGGAGCTCAGCATGAAGCTGGGGGGACGGAGCTTTCCCCTGTATAAGGAATATGAACCAGGAACTTTGGTATCGGTGGAGCTGATGCCTTTATGGAAAGGATTGGTTATGAATGAATGA
- a CDS encoding TRAP transporter permease yields the protein MNEHDAKRAEAVLKEFDKESDTMEYTGVMAKIVAFIAIAFSVFQLYTATFGVLDAQLQRGIHLGFGLALVYLLYPTRKSWSRHKLHPLDLVLAILGAAAPGYIVYEYQHLVMRAGVVSDMDLIIGLTGILLVIEAARRVVGVPMVCVVLAFLAYAFAGPYMPGVLAHRGLTLSQLVGHLFYTTEGVFGIPLGVSSTFIFLFILFGAYLESTGLGKFFIDLANSIAGWASGGPAKVAVLSSGLMGTVSGSSVANVVGTGSLTIPMMKKLGYHKNFAGAVEAAASTGGQLMPPVMGAAAFLMAEFVGVPYIDIVKAAVVPALLYFAGVWLGVHFEAKRGKLKGLPKDQLPHFFTLLKERGHLALPLVIIVYLLVSGYTPMRAALVAIVLAILCSALRKSTRMQPIEIVRGLEKGAKNVLGVLVACAAAGIIIGVVTKTGVGLKLASGLLTLSGGLLLPTMFFTMITAILLGMGVPTTANYVITSTIAAPALVQMGVPVLAAHMFVFYFGIIADVTPPVALAAYAGSGISGGNALKTGVNASKLAIAAFIIPYIFVMSPVLLMMSGTVPELLLSTITALGGMVAISSALIGYLAVDCRTVERLILVVAGLLMIQPGLATDAIGLVLFGLILAGQLKRRPKEA from the coding sequence ATGAATGAACATGATGCGAAACGGGCAGAGGCCGTGCTGAAGGAGTTTGACAAAGAGTCAGACACCATGGAATATACGGGGGTTATGGCAAAGATCGTAGCCTTCATCGCCATCGCCTTTTCTGTGTTCCAGCTCTATACGGCCACCTTCGGAGTGCTGGATGCCCAGCTGCAGCGCGGCATCCATTTGGGCTTTGGCCTGGCGCTGGTGTATCTGCTCTATCCCACGCGGAAAAGCTGGTCCCGGCATAAACTCCATCCGCTGGATCTGGTGCTGGCCATCCTGGGGGCGGCAGCACCGGGTTATATCGTCTATGAATACCAGCATCTGGTCATGCGGGCCGGCGTGGTCTCGGATATGGACCTCATCATTGGCCTTACCGGCATTTTGCTGGTGATTGAAGCGGCCCGCCGCGTGGTGGGCGTGCCCATGGTCTGCGTGGTGCTGGCCTTCCTGGCCTATGCCTTTGCGGGGCCGTATATGCCGGGGGTTTTAGCGCACAGAGGATTGACGCTTTCCCAGCTGGTCGGCCATCTCTTCTACACGACAGAAGGTGTCTTCGGCATTCCTTTGGGGGTATCCTCCACCTTCATCTTCCTGTTTATCCTGTTCGGTGCTTATCTTGAGTCCACGGGGCTGGGGAAATTCTTCATCGATCTGGCCAACTCCATTGCCGGCTGGGCCAGCGGCGGCCCGGCAAAAGTGGCGGTTCTGTCCTCGGGGCTCATGGGCACGGTGTCCGGCAGCTCGGTGGCCAACGTGGTGGGGACAGGGTCCCTTACCATTCCCATGATGAAGAAACTGGGCTATCATAAGAACTTTGCCGGGGCCGTGGAGGCAGCAGCTTCCACCGGCGGACAGCTGATGCCGCCGGTCATGGGCGCCGCAGCCTTCCTGATGGCGGAGTTCGTGGGGGTTCCCTATATCGATATCGTCAAGGCGGCTGTAGTACCTGCCCTGCTCTACTTTGCCGGTGTATGGCTGGGGGTGCATTTCGAAGCCAAGCGGGGCAAGCTCAAAGGCCTGCCCAAGGATCAGTTGCCCCATTTCTTCACCCTGCTGAAGGAGCGCGGGCATCTGGCTCTGCCGCTGGTCATCATCGTCTATCTGCTGGTTTCCGGTTATACCCCAATGCGGGCGGCGCTGGTGGCCATCGTGCTGGCCATCCTTTGCTCGGCCCTCAGGAAATCCACCCGCATGCAGCCCATTGAGATCGTGCGGGGGCTGGAAAAGGGTGCGAAGAATGTCCTGGGCGTGCTGGTGGCCTGTGCGGCGGCCGGTATCATTATCGGCGTAGTGACGAAAACAGGCGTGGGGCTGAAGCTGGCTTCCGGCCTGCTGACCTTGTCCGGCGGACTGCTGCTGCCCACCATGTTCTTCACGATGATCACGGCCATCCTGCTGGGTATGGGCGTGCCCACAACGGCCAACTACGTCATCACCTCCACCATTGCGGCACCGGCCCTGGTGCAGATGGGTGTGCCAGTGCTGGCGGCTCATATGTTCGTATTCTATTTCGGCATCATCGCCGACGTCACCCCGCCGGTGGCTTTGGCGGCTTATGCGGGTTCCGGCATCAGTGGCGGCAACGCATTGAAGACTGGTGTCAATGCTTCGAAGCTGGCCATTGCGGCTTTCATCATTCCCTATATCTTCGTGATGTCACCGGTGCTGTTGATGATGAGCGGCACAGTGCCGGAACTGCTGCTTTCCACGATCACGGCTTTGGGCGGCATGGTGGCCATCAGCTCGGCGCTGATCGGCTATCTGGCTGTTGACTGCCGGACGGTGGAACGGCTGATCCTCGTGGTGGCTGGCCTGCTGATGATCCAGCCGGGATTGGCAACAGATGCCATTGGTCTGGTGCTCTTTGGCCTGATTCTGGCCGGGCAGCTGAAGCGTCGCCCCAAAGAGGCTTGA
- a CDS encoding PTS sugar transporter subunit IIC, producing the protein MNRAISFLAEILLPMAMRISEIRYLQAMREAFAILLPFILVASFFGIAQWVVLDPWGTVMGDNGLNLGQAITGLNPADEAYKKCDFVRSLLMIQGLCDSVVNVGFGLMSLLLVASLGYRLGVIWQGDPFITALTALGAFIIVTPQAVGGTAGLDLQYLGNRAVLTALLVATGAAWLFIRLAKNGNLRIDMPASVPQTVAKSFACLLPMLITFWCFALFALFLAQMDFLGTTSLNELIYALIQAPLMGFSQGLGFALLFQGMTWLLWWLGIHGHNVTSVIQNMVYVPAQLANQSGDGAYIISNGFFEAGLLHVLALLLAVLIFSRKESWRAVAKVGFPALFFNIQEPLYFGLPIVLNPLLLIPYVLAPMVNTVIGWLALSLELVPIFKYLVPWTMPPVFGGIIGTGSLSGGVLQLVWLLVDILIYAPFVVVANRTKDD; encoded by the coding sequence ATGAACCGTGCGATTTCTTTTCTGGCAGAGATCCTGCTGCCCATGGCCATGCGCATATCGGAGATCCGCTATCTGCAGGCCATGCGGGAGGCTTTTGCCATTTTGCTGCCCTTTATCCTGGTAGCATCGTTCTTCGGCATTGCCCAGTGGGTGGTGCTGGATCCCTGGGGGACGGTGATGGGAGATAACGGGCTGAATCTGGGACAGGCCATTACCGGGCTCAATCCCGCTGACGAAGCCTATAAGAAATGTGATTTTGTTCGGTCCCTGCTGATGATCCAGGGCCTTTGCGACAGCGTGGTCAACGTCGGCTTTGGCCTGATGTCCCTGCTGCTGGTGGCGTCCCTGGGATACCGGCTGGGGGTTATCTGGCAGGGAGATCCCTTTATCACCGCCTTGACGGCGCTGGGGGCTTTCATCATCGTTACGCCCCAGGCCGTTGGCGGCACGGCGGGGCTGGACCTGCAATATCTGGGCAACCGGGCGGTGCTGACGGCTCTTTTGGTGGCGACAGGTGCGGCCTGGCTTTTTATCCGGCTGGCGAAAAACGGAAATCTCCGCATCGACATGCCTGCTTCCGTGCCCCAGACGGTAGCAAAATCCTTTGCCTGCCTGCTGCCCATGCTCATCACCTTTTGGTGCTTTGCTCTCTTCGCCCTGTTCCTGGCGCAGATGGATTTCCTGGGCACCACTTCCCTGAACGAACTGATCTACGCGTTGATCCAGGCACCGCTCATGGGCTTTTCCCAGGGGCTGGGCTTTGCCCTGCTCTTCCAGGGTATGACCTGGCTGCTCTGGTGGCTGGGAATCCACGGCCATAATGTGACCTCCGTGATCCAGAATATGGTGTATGTGCCGGCCCAGCTGGCCAATCAGTCGGGGGATGGAGCCTATATCATCTCCAATGGCTTCTTTGAAGCGGGGCTCCTGCATGTGCTGGCCCTGCTGCTGGCAGTGCTGATCTTTTCCCGGAAGGAGAGCTGGCGGGCGGTGGCCAAGGTGGGCTTTCCGGCGCTGTTCTTCAACATTCAGGAGCCCCTTTATTTCGGCCTGCCCATCGTCCTCAATCCCCTGCTGCTGATCCCCTATGTGCTGGCTCCCATGGTGAACACGGTGATTGGCTGGCTGGCTCTGTCCTTGGAGCTGGTGCCCATCTTCAAGTATCTGGTGCCCTGGACCATGCCGCCTGTCTTCGGCGGCATCATCGGCACGGGCTCCCTGTCCGGCGGTGTTTTGCAGCTGGTATGGCTGTTGGTGGATATTTTGATTTACGCGCCCTTTGTGGTAGTGGCGAACCGGACGAAAGATGATTAA
- a CDS encoding DUF896 domain-containing protein, with translation MITKELITRINELSRKQRSTGLTEEEKKEQKNLREIYLEGIRGQMRQMLDNIEIVDDPRAAAGMQAPLSKEPRITHINEVAINLRPYVN, from the coding sequence ATGATAACGAAGGAACTGATCACCCGCATCAACGAACTGTCCCGCAAGCAGCGTTCTACGGGGCTGACGGAGGAAGAGAAGAAAGAGCAGAAGAATCTGCGGGAAATATATTTAGAGGGCATCCGCGGCCAGATGCGGCAGATGCTGGATAATATCGAAATTGTCGATGATCCCAGGGCGGCTGCAGGCATGCAGGCACCGCTTTCCAAAGAGCCCCGCATCACCCACATCAACGAGGTGGCCATCAACCTGCGCCCTTATGTGAATTGA
- a CDS encoding histidine-type phosphatase: MRIHKIILGLVTLLCLAFAQLAQAVPQDDFHAKYRLVQVIVLSRHNIRAPFFGPESSLNEVTDHAWHDFGVAAGELTPRGAQMEEYMGRYFRQYLEQEGLFSPEYLPESRDIRFTANGFQRTIATAQNFAKGFFPGVEAKVDYRGNVGDADPTFLPGTEGHKEAFAADNLAAVEALGGSRKLLQDITPGIGIAAKVLDRPVVDTTDVTVSVDDRLHISKSFRPLMKACDALTLQYYELGPDQAAFGHQLSFKEWQEIAAVKDWGIHLYRHVPALSRALSRPLLSVIQEELNTRQRKFTFLCGHDTNIASVMGAMEVKDTPLPETIEQEAPIGCKIVVEEWEDKTGESFINLKLVYPKSDQLAKAEPLTAVNPPEAVPLHLQNIHANEDGLITMQDFQQRLTDAIVSDAELLGIHY; this comes from the coding sequence ATGAGAATACATAAGATAATATTGGGGCTGGTGACGCTGCTGTGTCTGGCTTTTGCCCAATTGGCCCAGGCCGTGCCCCAGGATGATTTCCATGCGAAATACAGGCTGGTGCAGGTGATTGTCCTGTCCCGTCACAATATCCGCGCCCCCTTTTTCGGGCCGGAATCCTCATTGAACGAGGTTACGGATCATGCCTGGCATGATTTTGGCGTGGCCGCCGGGGAGCTTACCCCCAGAGGGGCGCAGATGGAAGAATATATGGGACGTTATTTCCGGCAGTATCTGGAACAGGAAGGCCTGTTTTCGCCGGAATACTTGCCGGAAAGCCGGGATATCCGCTTTACGGCCAATGGTTTCCAACGCACCATTGCCACCGCCCAGAATTTTGCCAAGGGATTTTTCCCTGGGGTAGAGGCGAAAGTGGACTACCGGGGCAATGTGGGGGATGCAGATCCCACCTTCCTGCCGGGAACAGAGGGGCATAAGGAGGCCTTTGCGGCAGACAATTTGGCAGCCGTAGAGGCATTGGGGGGCAGCCGCAAGCTGCTGCAGGATATCACGCCGGGGATCGGGATTGCGGCCAAGGTGCTGGACCGGCCGGTTGTAGATACCACCGATGTCACGGTGTCGGTGGATGACCGCCTGCATATCAGCAAGAGCTTCCGCCCCCTAATGAAGGCCTGTGATGCGCTGACCTTGCAGTATTATGAGCTGGGGCCGGATCAGGCAGCCTTTGGCCATCAGCTGAGCTTCAAGGAGTGGCAGGAAATCGCCGCGGTAAAGGATTGGGGCATCCATCTCTACCGCCATGTGCCGGCTCTCTCCCGGGCCCTTTCCCGTCCCCTGCTCTCCGTGATACAGGAGGAACTTAACACCCGTCAGCGTAAGTTCACCTTTCTCTGCGGCCACGATACCAATATTGCCTCCGTCATGGGGGCCATGGAGGTAAAGGACACGCCCTTGCCGGAAACCATCGAGCAGGAAGCACCCATCGGCTGCAAGATCGTGGTGGAGGAGTGGGAGGACAAGACTGGGGAAAGCTTTATCAATCTGAAACTGGTCTATCCCAAGAGCGACCAGCTGGCCAAGGCAGAACCCCTGACCGCTGTCAATCCCCCGGAGGCAGTGCCATTGCATCTGCAGAATATCCATGCCAATGAAGACGGCCTGATCACCATGCAGGACTTCCAGCAGCGCCTCACGGACGCCATTGTCAGCGATGCGGAACTCCTGGGAATTCATTACTGA
- a CDS encoding glycoside hydrolase family 3 N-terminal domain-containing protein, with protein sequence MDKMLKRRLMAAVVLVFLLAVLGGGLFASRLFPQVPAAVEKTKEALTGQETKRPLTIDEQVEEIVSSMSTTEKIGQLMVIGVQGTEANEDALYVLHQFHYGGIILFDRNLESKAQTKALVQDLQAGADEKLPLFVGIDEEGGRVVRGKDFITPPPSQEAVGKQGEPQQAQKLAKSTAAELKEMGINVNFAPVADVGAADGRSYSKEPYETLKFVQAAGEGYKESGMVYALKHFPGIGRGLVDSHKEISSIEAGESELRKVDLVPFREMINDTGKGKDLDYMVMVGHLNYPAFDKDNPASLSRKIITDLLRQEMGYQGLVITDDLEMGAIANHRSFRQVGVEAILAGCDIVLVCHEYQHAEDVYMGIYEAVQNGKISEMRLNESVRRVVKAKLLHGLRPADH encoded by the coding sequence ATGGATAAGATGTTGAAGCGGAGGCTGATGGCGGCTGTCGTTCTGGTATTCCTGCTGGCAGTGCTGGGGGGCGGACTTTTTGCTTCCCGCCTGTTCCCCCAGGTGCCTGCGGCCGTAGAGAAGACAAAGGAAGCGCTGACAGGGCAGGAGACAAAGCGCCCGCTGACCATTGATGAACAGGTGGAGGAGATTGTTTCCTCCATGTCCACCACAGAAAAAATCGGCCAATTGATGGTGATTGGCGTGCAGGGAACTGAGGCCAATGAAGATGCCCTGTATGTGCTGCATCAGTTCCATTATGGCGGCATCATTCTCTTTGACCGCAATCTTGAGAGCAAGGCCCAGACCAAGGCGCTGGTGCAGGATCTGCAGGCCGGAGCTGATGAGAAGCTGCCGCTCTTTGTGGGCATAGACGAAGAAGGCGGCCGGGTGGTGCGCGGCAAGGATTTCATCACCCCACCCCCCTCCCAGGAAGCCGTGGGAAAACAAGGCGAGCCACAGCAGGCGCAGAAGCTGGCCAAATCCACGGCAGCCGAGCTGAAGGAAATGGGCATCAATGTGAATTTTGCCCCTGTGGCGGATGTGGGAGCGGCTGACGGCCGTTCCTACAGCAAGGAGCCTTATGAAACTCTGAAATTTGTGCAGGCGGCAGGCGAGGGGTATAAAGAGAGCGGCATGGTCTATGCCCTGAAACATTTCCCCGGGATCGGCCGCGGGCTGGTGGATTCCCATAAGGAAATCTCCTCCATTGAGGCTGGGGAAAGCGAACTGCGCAAGGTGGATCTGGTGCCTTTCCGGGAGATGATCAATGATACCGGCAAAGGTAAGGATCTTGACTATATGGTGATGGTGGGACATCTGAACTATCCTGCCTTTGACAAGGACAATCCCGCTAGTCTGTCCAGGAAAATCATCACGGATCTGCTGCGGCAGGAGATGGGCTATCAGGGCCTTGTCATTACCGATGATCTGGAAATGGGCGCCATTGCCAATCATCGCTCCTTCCGTCAGGTGGGCGTGGAGGCCATCCTTGCCGGCTGTGATATCGTGCTGGTCTGCCATGAATACCAGCACGCCGAAGACGTCTATATGGGCATCTATGAAGCAGTGCAAAACGGGAAGATCAGCGAGATGCGCCTGAACGAATCGGTACGCCGGGTAGTGAAAGCCAAGCTCCTGCACGGTTTGCGCCCGGCTGATCATTGA